Proteins co-encoded in one Girardinichthys multiradiatus isolate DD_20200921_A chromosome 11, DD_fGirMul_XY1, whole genome shotgun sequence genomic window:
- the eva1c gene encoding protein eva-1 homolog C isoform X2, translating into MRVMSWTRPCHGLDWNHSLFYLTLLLWTRRINGLADFSNYLSRIITSHTAHACDGTPLRLYCPRHSTISIQSAFYGSGEVRLCTEDPPPGPHNHSCSALTTLQKLLAECQNHRDCQLPVNHLLFGKDPCPGKTKYLHVDYKCKPSEHKTQVVCDGESMILRCKTPKVLIIYAAVYGRGLGQTDTCPSLQTRPPPFECLNHEAVQVVSKSCYSKQNCVVAVSNQTFRDPCFPGTRKYLSLLYSCVPKSLLREADPNILSPTSLPATEKAPGTDLESSRPDSSGAIMSNSLLTYAFIKEHPEMTALLFTSSVCMGLLFTLLALSVRVTCRGQRLRDHRLAAKSNGLTPNCSKQEDEEDEAEDDEDDDEGTESSLLSTAERKGIQGWEEVTYVSEAAELAERIERRDMIIQEIWMNSYLNGSSC; encoded by the exons ATGCGAGTCATGAGCTGGACGCGTCCTTGCCACGGACTGGACTGGAACCACAGCCTCTTCTATCTGACTTTACTTCTGTGGACCAGACGCATAAACGGACTGGCTGACTTTTCAA ACTACCTGTCAAGGATAATCACTAGCCACACTGCTCACGCCTGCGACGGAACGCCCCTGAGACTCTACTGTCCTCGTCACTCCACCATCTCCATCCAGTCGGCCTTCTACGGGAGCGGTGAGGTCCGGCTGTGCACGGAGGACCCCCCACCCGGAccccacaaccacagctgctcagcTTTAACCACTCTACAG aagCTCCTAGCTGAGTGTCAAAACCACAGAGACTGCCAGCTACCGGTCAATCACCTGCTGTTTGGAAAGGACCCATGTCCTGGCAAGACCAAGTACCTCCATGTTGATTACAAGTGCAAACCCT CTGAACACAAAACACAAGTGGTGTGCGATGGAGAAAGCATGATCTTGCGCTGTAAGACCCCCAAGGTGCTGATCATCTATGCAGCTGTCTATGGCCGAGGTCTGGGTCAGACTGACACCTGCCCCTCACTCCAGACGAGACCACCCCCATTCG AGTGTCTGAACCATGAGGCTGTGCAGGTGGTGTCCAAATCCTGCTACAGCAAACAGAACTGCGTTGTTGCTGTCAGCAACCAGACCTTTAGGGACCCCTGCTTTCCAGGAACCAGGAAGTACCTCAGCTTGCTTTATTCTTGTG TGCCGAAGTCTTTACTGAGAGAGGCAGACCCAAACATACTGAGTCCCACCTCACTTCCTGCCACAGAAAAAG CTCCTGGTACAGATCTGGAGTCAAGTAGGCCAGACAGTTCAGGAGCAATAATGAGCAACTCCCTACTGACCTACGCCTTCATCAAAG AACACCCAGAAATGACAGCGCTGCTCTTCACCTCCAGTGTGTGCATGGGCCTCCTCTTCACGCTGTTGGCACTATCTGTCAGAGTGACCTGCAGGGGGCAGCGGCTAAGAGATCACAGACTGGCAGCCAAGTCAAACGGCCTGACTCCTAACTGTTCCAAGCAGGAAGATGAGGAGGACGAAGCTGAAGATGACGAAGATGACGACGAGGGAACGGAGAGCTCTTTGCTCTCGACTGCAGAGAGGAAGGGGATACAGGGCTGGGAGGAAGTGACTTATGTGAGCGAGGCGGCCGAGCTGGCAGAGAGGATTGAGCGGAGAGACATGATCATCCAGGAGATTTGGATGAACTCATATCTGAACGGCAGCTCCTGCTGA
- the cfap298 gene encoding cilia- and flagella-associated protein 298, with amino-acid sequence MVQLHVKRGDESQFLFNTSTDAPLETVIQQVTAIYNGRLKVDRICSEIPELADHGVTLPPNMQGLTEEQIVELKLKDEWEERCIPSGGEVFRKDEIGRRNGHAPNDKMKDVLMRTVEEAKALICKKQVQANVCVTMEMVKEASDQLRGAVMIVYPMGLPPHDPIRMEFEEQEDLSGTQASLQVIAEDECQLWWAGKEMQRGKKLQDYIGKNEKTKLVVKIQKKGQGAPAREPLITEEQQKQMMMHYYRRQEELKKLEEADDDSYLDSEWSNRQALKRQFQGLTNIKWGPR; translated from the exons ATGGTGCAGCTGCACGTGAAGCGCGGAGATGAGAGTCAGTTTCTGTTCAACACGTCAACGGACGCTCCTCTGGAAACGGTGATCCAGCAGGTTACAGCCATTTACAACGGCAGGCTTAAAGTGGACAGAATATGTTCAG AAATCCCAGAGCTCGCAGATCATGGCGTCACACTCCCACCCAACATGCAGGGACTGACAGAGGAGCAGATTGTGGAGCTGAAACTGAAGGATGAATGGGAAGAACGATGCATTCCAAGTGGAGGGGAAGTTTTTAGGAAGGATGAGATTGGGAGGAGGAATGGACATG CCCCAAATGATAAAATGAAGGACGTGTTGATGAGGACAGTGGAGGAGGCAAAAGCTCTCATCTGTAAA AAACAGGTTCAAGCTAATGTTTGTGTCACCATGGAAATGGTCAAGGAAGCGTCGGATCAGCTAAGGGGTGCTGTCATGATTGTGTATCCAATGGGGCTGCCTCCTCATGACCCAATAAGGATGGAGTTTGAAGAGCAGGAAGATCTGTCAGGGACACAG GCATCTCTGCAGGTGATCGCAGAGGACGAATGCCAGCTTTGGTGGGCTGGTAAAGAGATGCAGAGAGGGAAAAAGCTGCAGGACTACATCggaaaaaatgaaaagacaaaGCTTGTGGTCAAAATCCAAAAG AAAGGACAGGGGGCGCCAGCGAGAGAGCCCCTGATCACAGAGGAGCAGCAGAAACAGATGATGATGCATTATTACAGACGGCAGGAAGAACTCAAG AAACTGGAGGAGGCAGACGATGATAGCTACCTGGACTCCGAGTGGTCAAACAGGCAGGCCCTCAAAAGACAGTTTCAGGGCCTTACTAATATCAAATGGGGGCCAAGGTAA
- the eva1c gene encoding protein eva-1 homolog C isoform X1 — MRVMSWTRPCHGLDWNHSLFYLTLLLWTRRINGLADFSNYLSRIITSHTAHACDGTPLRLYCPRHSTISIQSAFYGSGEVRLCTEDPPPGPHNHSCSALTTLQVHFHKLLAECQNHRDCQLPVNHLLFGKDPCPGKTKYLHVDYKCKPSEHKTQVVCDGESMILRCKTPKVLIIYAAVYGRGLGQTDTCPSLQTRPPPFECLNHEAVQVVSKSCYSKQNCVVAVSNQTFRDPCFPGTRKYLSLLYSCVPKSLLREADPNILSPTSLPATEKAPGTDLESSRPDSSGAIMSNSLLTYAFIKEHPEMTALLFTSSVCMGLLFTLLALSVRVTCRGQRLRDHRLAAKSNGLTPNCSKQEDEEDEAEDDEDDDEGTESSLLSTAERKGIQGWEEVTYVSEAAELAERIERRDMIIQEIWMNSYLNGSSC, encoded by the exons ATGCGAGTCATGAGCTGGACGCGTCCTTGCCACGGACTGGACTGGAACCACAGCCTCTTCTATCTGACTTTACTTCTGTGGACCAGACGCATAAACGGACTGGCTGACTTTTCAA ACTACCTGTCAAGGATAATCACTAGCCACACTGCTCACGCCTGCGACGGAACGCCCCTGAGACTCTACTGTCCTCGTCACTCCACCATCTCCATCCAGTCGGCCTTCTACGGGAGCGGTGAGGTCCGGCTGTGCACGGAGGACCCCCCACCCGGAccccacaaccacagctgctcagcTTTAACCACTCTACAGGTGCACTTTCAT aagCTCCTAGCTGAGTGTCAAAACCACAGAGACTGCCAGCTACCGGTCAATCACCTGCTGTTTGGAAAGGACCCATGTCCTGGCAAGACCAAGTACCTCCATGTTGATTACAAGTGCAAACCCT CTGAACACAAAACACAAGTGGTGTGCGATGGAGAAAGCATGATCTTGCGCTGTAAGACCCCCAAGGTGCTGATCATCTATGCAGCTGTCTATGGCCGAGGTCTGGGTCAGACTGACACCTGCCCCTCACTCCAGACGAGACCACCCCCATTCG AGTGTCTGAACCATGAGGCTGTGCAGGTGGTGTCCAAATCCTGCTACAGCAAACAGAACTGCGTTGTTGCTGTCAGCAACCAGACCTTTAGGGACCCCTGCTTTCCAGGAACCAGGAAGTACCTCAGCTTGCTTTATTCTTGTG TGCCGAAGTCTTTACTGAGAGAGGCAGACCCAAACATACTGAGTCCCACCTCACTTCCTGCCACAGAAAAAG CTCCTGGTACAGATCTGGAGTCAAGTAGGCCAGACAGTTCAGGAGCAATAATGAGCAACTCCCTACTGACCTACGCCTTCATCAAAG AACACCCAGAAATGACAGCGCTGCTCTTCACCTCCAGTGTGTGCATGGGCCTCCTCTTCACGCTGTTGGCACTATCTGTCAGAGTGACCTGCAGGGGGCAGCGGCTAAGAGATCACAGACTGGCAGCCAAGTCAAACGGCCTGACTCCTAACTGTTCCAAGCAGGAAGATGAGGAGGACGAAGCTGAAGATGACGAAGATGACGACGAGGGAACGGAGAGCTCTTTGCTCTCGACTGCAGAGAGGAAGGGGATACAGGGCTGGGAGGAAGTGACTTATGTGAGCGAGGCGGCCGAGCTGGCAGAGAGGATTGAGCGGAGAGACATGATCATCCAGGAGATTTGGATGAACTCATATCTGAACGGCAGCTCCTGCTGA